From Bacillus sp. FSL K6-3431, the proteins below share one genomic window:
- a CDS encoding carbohydrate-binding family 9-like protein: MKNAIPEPTISTYSPNRYLCQKTNDKPNLNGRLDKLFWEKAPWSENFVDIEGNAKPIPTKQTRVKMLWDDEYFYFGAELIEDEIWATLTERDAVIFHDNDFEIFIDPDGDTHNYYEFEINALNTVWDLLLVKPYRDGGPSVNGWDINGMKTAVYLDGKLNDPSNKKNNRKWSIEVAMPWNILKECAKEGRPPKSGEFWRVNFSRVQWQVEVKDGKYVKKINPLTGKPFPEDNWVWSPMGIINMHYPELWGYVFFTDKPDKELLAIPEDESKKWQLRKVYYLERRHFSEHGSFTTDVGEELKRELPEEFKIETTSRTFLASLQSSEGNRRIYIREDGKVWEES; encoded by the coding sequence ATGAAAAATGCGATACCTGAACCAACTATTTCTACATATTCACCGAACCGTTATCTTTGCCAAAAAACAAACGATAAGCCAAACCTAAATGGAAGGCTTGACAAACTATTTTGGGAAAAAGCCCCTTGGAGTGAAAATTTCGTCGATATTGAAGGCAATGCTAAGCCGATACCTACTAAACAAACTAGGGTAAAAATGTTATGGGACGATGAGTACTTTTATTTCGGTGCTGAGTTAATAGAAGATGAAATATGGGCGACACTCACAGAAAGAGACGCTGTTATCTTCCATGATAATGACTTTGAAATCTTTATTGATCCTGATGGTGACACTCACAATTATTATGAATTTGAAATAAATGCTCTTAACACAGTTTGGGATTTATTATTAGTAAAACCGTATCGCGATGGTGGACCAAGTGTCAATGGCTGGGATATTAATGGTATGAAAACAGCCGTATACCTAGATGGGAAACTGAATGATCCCTCTAATAAAAAAAATAACCGTAAATGGAGTATTGAAGTGGCGATGCCGTGGAACATACTGAAAGAATGTGCCAAAGAAGGACGTCCACCGAAATCAGGAGAATTTTGGCGTGTAAACTTCTCACGTGTACAGTGGCAGGTCGAAGTAAAAGATGGTAAGTATGTTAAAAAAATTAATCCATTAACAGGTAAGCCGTTTCCTGAAGATAATTGGGTTTGGTCCCCAATGGGGATTATTAACATGCACTACCCAGAATTATGGGGCTATGTATTTTTTACTGACAAACCTGATAAAGAACTTCTAGCCATACCAGAGGACGAATCTAAAAAGTGGCAACTTCGTAAAGTCTATTATTTGGAAAGAAGACATTTTTCAGAGCATGGATCTTTTACCACTGATGTTGGAGAGGAACTAAAAAGAGAGCTACCTGAAGAATTTAAGATAGAAACGACATCACGCACGTTCCTTGCATCTCTACAAAGTTCTGAAGGAAATCGGAGAATTTATATTCGTGAAGATGGAAAGGTATGGGAGGAGTCATAA
- a CDS encoding glycoside hydrolase family 18 protein, translated as MEKKYKVVGYAGDGSLPSIRTEDALKLTHLNVAFGHVRNDEIRIDHLKNLDRLEELKKVNPQLSILLSIGGWSAGGFSEAASTPEGRKLMAESAVKILKDHPFDGIDLDWEYPCYGEAGIHSSPSDKENFTYLLKEIRVALDGLGKETGKYYLLTIAAGADQYYIDGTEMNEVQKYLDYVQLMTYDMRGGFQTLTGHHTNLYTPTGDLFRISVNQSVNLFIQAGVPREKLVIGAAFYSRMWKDVPDKNNGVHQMTAGSGGYGPDYSQLAANYINVNGFTRFWDDEAKAPYLFDGSTFITYDDEESIQHKCEYVSKEELGGIMFWEYKCDNTYSLLDAMHKSLN; from the coding sequence ATGGAGAAAAAATATAAAGTAGTGGGGTATGCTGGAGACGGCTCTTTGCCTAGTATACGTACGGAAGATGCTTTGAAATTAACTCATTTAAATGTAGCATTTGGCCATGTAAGAAATGATGAAATTCGAATAGATCATTTGAAGAATTTAGATAGACTAGAAGAATTAAAGAAAGTAAATCCTCAGCTCTCTATATTACTTTCTATTGGTGGATGGAGTGCTGGAGGTTTCTCAGAAGCGGCTTCCACTCCAGAAGGAAGAAAGCTGATGGCAGAGAGTGCTGTCAAAATATTAAAGGATCACCCCTTTGATGGAATTGATCTCGATTGGGAATATCCTTGCTATGGTGAAGCAGGCATTCATTCCTCACCATCTGATAAAGAAAACTTTACATACCTTTTGAAAGAAATTAGAGTGGCATTGGATGGCCTTGGTAAGGAAACAGGTAAATATTATCTTCTAACGATAGCAGCAGGTGCAGATCAGTATTATATTGATGGAACCGAGATGAATGAGGTTCAAAAGTATTTAGATTATGTTCAGCTGATGACATACGATATGCGTGGGGGATTCCAAACATTAACAGGACATCATACTAATCTATATACGCCAACGGGAGACCTTTTCAGAATTAGTGTAAATCAATCTGTTAACTTATTCATTCAGGCTGGTGTTCCACGTGAGAAGCTCGTGATAGGGGCTGCATTTTATTCTCGGATGTGGAAGGATGTTCCTGATAAAAATAACGGAGTACATCAAATGACTGCAGGATCAGGAGGATATGGACCAGATTATTCTCAACTCGCAGCTAATTATATCAACGTTAATGGATTTACCCGTTTTTGGGATGACGAAGCGAAAGCACCTTATCTTTTTGATGGTAGTACTTTCATTACCTATGATGACGAAGAATCGATCCAACATAAATGTGAATATGTAAGTAAAGAAGAACTTGGCGGAATTATGTTCTGGGAATATAAATGCGACAATACTTACAGTCTCTTAGATGCCATGCATAAGTCACTAAACTAA
- a CDS encoding transglutaminase domain-containing protein, with product MVNNTQFISLDENTRLLVEEKFQYKRELAKAKEKELFGIFDETLTEDEELALKYVYAYMSLNDLADYDGTLFLEHVRKSLHIQSVVLWGARVPSSIFLDFVLPYRVNNENIEDVRGLLFEEIYPRVKDMSMEGAILETNHWCHEKANYIGNDRRTVSPLTLIRTALGRCGEQSTLAVTALRSIGIPARQVYTPLWAHSDSNHAWVEAWADGKWHFFGACEPEPKLNQGWFQKPAKRAMLIHTRINANYNGPEEVTLSHPWYSELNLTSLYADTKTIKVLITDGEGKPTNAKLQFQLFNFGALGTIIMMETDELGTVNITLGLGDIYISASGSLGWGFAKCNVKETDEITIALTTEIPSDTEVEFKMIPPSDIPDDTSIKVTEEEKALHTKRVKKGATIRANYEASFLNEHDAEELSRECLLPASRVWEVLRKARGNSHEIATFLQGYSKVYGEWSLRLLEVLNDKDLTDTFCPTLADHLKYAMKVKESTLKVLEDDIFVKYILRPRVDTEMITAYRAYFHEELGEENIQMFLTNPISLAETIENEIEVIQDINYYRGSATPAGSFKLKKGDPLSRDILFVALARSIGIPARLEPSDRRPQYFSDGTWQNVQFSDSTTKVEINTSEISDQIGTVLWEKDDTQDEAISYFRNFTIARFTKGSYQNLFYKFDETDYKKMELPKGHYRITTSTRLKDGTALILLRFFEVKAEEEVTVPLEFPKYESDVPVIAKANLECKVESIEGQSQMVTNHTGTNGTIFVWMEPDREPSKHLLREFREMKEEWESLDVSINCFISEEKWDAAHSIYSAGDLPNNLTFFKEKATYDALLVIGKDIPSSKVLGKEFPVVYVLDEKKRIRHISEGYKLGISREVVDVYKQISH from the coding sequence ATGGTCAACAATACTCAATTCATTTCGCTTGATGAAAATACAAGATTACTAGTTGAAGAGAAATTTCAATACAAAAGAGAACTTGCAAAGGCGAAGGAAAAGGAGTTATTTGGTATTTTCGATGAAACACTAACAGAAGACGAAGAACTAGCACTAAAATATGTATATGCCTATATGTCACTAAATGATTTGGCTGACTATGACGGTACTTTGTTTTTAGAACATGTAAGAAAATCCTTACATATTCAAAGCGTTGTATTATGGGGGGCACGTGTTCCTTCTTCCATTTTTCTTGATTTTGTTCTTCCTTACAGAGTGAATAACGAAAATATAGAGGATGTTCGTGGCCTACTTTTCGAAGAAATTTATCCGCGTGTAAAAGATATGTCAATGGAAGGTGCTATCTTGGAGACCAATCACTGGTGTCATGAGAAAGCGAATTATATTGGAAACGACCGCCGAACTGTTTCCCCACTAACACTAATTAGAACAGCACTTGGAAGATGTGGTGAACAATCAACCCTTGCTGTTACTGCTTTAAGAAGTATCGGTATTCCAGCTAGACAGGTATATACTCCACTTTGGGCCCATTCCGATTCAAACCATGCATGGGTAGAAGCATGGGCTGATGGCAAATGGCACTTTTTTGGAGCATGTGAGCCTGAGCCAAAATTAAATCAAGGATGGTTCCAAAAACCCGCTAAACGCGCCATGCTTATTCATACACGAATTAACGCCAATTATAACGGTCCAGAAGAAGTAACACTTTCACATCCTTGGTATTCAGAGCTTAACTTAACGAGCCTCTATGCCGACACGAAAACGATCAAGGTCCTGATTACTGATGGTGAAGGAAAACCGACTAATGCTAAGTTGCAATTCCAATTATTTAACTTTGGAGCACTCGGGACCATTATAATGATGGAAACAGATGAACTCGGAACAGTCAATATAACCCTTGGATTAGGAGATATTTATATTTCCGCTTCTGGTTCTCTCGGATGGGGCTTCGCTAAATGTAATGTAAAGGAAACCGATGAAATAACGATCGCTTTAACTACGGAAATTCCTTCTGATACCGAAGTAGAGTTCAAGATGATTCCACCTTCAGACATACCTGATGATACAAGTATAAAAGTTACGGAGGAGGAAAAAGCACTTCATACCAAACGTGTAAAGAAAGGGGCAACTATTCGTGCAAATTATGAAGCATCATTCCTAAATGAACATGATGCAGAAGAATTGTCCCGTGAATGTTTATTACCCGCTTCAAGAGTATGGGAAGTATTAAGGAAAGCCCGCGGAAACAGCCACGAGATTGCCACTTTTTTACAAGGATATTCCAAAGTATATGGAGAGTGGAGCTTACGACTTCTTGAAGTGTTAAATGATAAAGACCTTACTGACACGTTTTGCCCCACTTTAGCAGATCATCTGAAATATGCGATGAAAGTGAAAGAAAGCACCCTAAAGGTACTTGAAGATGATATATTTGTAAAATATATTTTACGGCCTCGTGTTGATACTGAAATGATTACAGCCTATCGCGCCTATTTCCATGAAGAGTTAGGGGAAGAGAACATTCAAATGTTCCTAACTAATCCTATTTCGTTGGCAGAAACCATAGAGAATGAAATTGAAGTCATTCAAGATATTAATTATTATCGAGGCTCAGCTACACCAGCGGGAAGCTTCAAATTGAAAAAGGGTGACCCACTATCTCGAGACATTTTATTTGTGGCATTAGCAAGAAGTATAGGTATTCCAGCACGCCTTGAGCCAAGTGATAGACGTCCACAGTATTTCAGTGACGGAACATGGCAAAACGTACAGTTTAGCGATAGTACAACAAAAGTGGAAATAAATACTTCTGAAATATCGGATCAAATTGGCACCGTTTTATGGGAAAAAGATGACACGCAAGATGAAGCAATCAGCTATTTCAGAAATTTTACGATTGCCCGCTTTACAAAAGGCTCTTATCAAAACCTATTTTACAAATTTGACGAAACAGATTATAAAAAAATGGAATTACCTAAAGGCCATTACCGTATAACAACTAGCACTCGATTAAAGGATGGAACAGCTCTTATTTTACTTCGATTTTTTGAAGTGAAGGCTGAGGAAGAAGTGACTGTACCTCTGGAATTTCCAAAATATGAATCTGATGTCCCTGTTATTGCGAAAGCAAATCTTGAATGCAAAGTTGAATCCATTGAAGGACAAAGCCAGATGGTCACAAACCATACTGGTACAAACGGAACAATCTTTGTCTGGATGGAGCCAGATCGAGAGCCTTCCAAACATTTACTACGTGAGTTCCGAGAAATGAAGGAAGAATGGGAGTCGCTTGATGTAAGCATTAACTGCTTTATTAGTGAGGAAAAGTGGGATGCTGCTCATTCCATCTATTCAGCTGGCGACCTTCCAAACAACCTTACTTTCTTTAAGGAAAAGGCTACTTATGACGCACTTTTAGTAATTGGTAAAGATATACCTTCTTCTAAAGTATTAGGAAAAGAATTTCCCGTCGTTTATGTTCTCGATGAAAAGAAGCGCATCCGCCACATTTCAGAAGGTTATAAACTTGGAATATCTAGAGAAGTAGTAGACGTCTACAAACAAATTTCACATTAG
- a CDS encoding SDR family oxidoreductase, whose amino-acid sequence MNVFVVGANGQIGKHVIRLIQDKNKHTAVAMVRKEEQMAQFKEQGAKTVLLDLESSIDDIADAMKGADAVVFTAGSGGHTGADKTMMIDLDGAIKTMEAAKQAHVKRFVIISAIGVHQRDKWMSSAPYYSAAKHYADVWLENSGLDYTIIRPGGLTNNKGTGKVKVAINLERGEISREDVASAIVAALDNDHTIGKAFDMIGGVIPIEEALKTI is encoded by the coding sequence ATGAATGTATTTGTAGTTGGAGCAAATGGTCAAATAGGCAAACACGTTATAAGATTGATTCAAGATAAAAATAAGCATACCGCTGTGGCCATGGTTCGAAAAGAGGAACAAATGGCGCAGTTTAAAGAGCAGGGGGCAAAGACAGTGCTCCTTGACCTAGAAAGTAGCATTGATGATATCGCCGACGCAATGAAAGGTGCAGATGCTGTTGTATTTACAGCAGGTTCTGGTGGACATACTGGTGCCGATAAAACAATGATGATTGATTTGGACGGAGCTATTAAAACGATGGAAGCAGCCAAGCAAGCTCATGTGAAGCGTTTCGTCATTATTAGTGCAATTGGTGTTCATCAACGTGACAAATGGATGAGCAGTGCTCCGTACTACAGTGCAGCTAAGCATTACGCAGATGTTTGGCTAGAAAATAGCGGTCTTGATTATACGATTATCCGTCCAGGAGGACTTACCAACAATAAGGGAACCGGGAAAGTAAAAGTAGCAATTAACCTTGAGCGCGGGGAAATTTCTCGTGAAGATGTCGCTTCAGCTATTGTCGCTGCATTGGACAATGATCATACGATCGGCAAAGCCTTTGATATGATTGGTGGGGTAATACCAATCGAAGAAGCGCTAAAAACAATATAA